The following are encoded together in the Phaseolus vulgaris cultivar G19833 chromosome 9, P. vulgaris v2.0, whole genome shotgun sequence genome:
- the LOC137821713 gene encoding heavy metal-associated isoprenylated plant protein 7-like, producing MGEEEKKPEEPKAKEKKPEEPEKKQEEKKEETAAKPAGEKKPEEEKKEVTPPPPPPPQEIVLKVFMHCEGCARKVRRSLKGFPGVEDVLTDCKSHKVVVKGEKADPLKVLERIQRKNHRLVELLSPIPKPPEEQKVPEEEKPKLEEKVEETPIVTVLKVHMHCEACSLEIKRRIQRMKGVESAEPDLKNSVVSVKGVYDPEKLVEYVKKRTGKHAAIVKQEPEKEEKVEETKEAKKEEVEKEKKSGEGEENKEKKEEEAKGETKAEETAASSEDSNKVVPEVKINESFYNSPRYGMEVYAYPAHPVHPVHPAYPGYYHAYPPQMFSDENPNACIVM from the exons ATGGGGGAG GAGGAAAAGAAACCAGAGGAACCCAAGGCCAAGGAGAAAAAACCAGAGGAACCCGAAAAGAAACAAGAGGAGAAGAAGGAAGAAACTGCGGCAAAACCAGCGGGAGAGAAAAAACCagaagaggagaagaaagaagtGACTCCTCCACCGCCACCGCCTCCGCAGGAGATTGTGCTCAAAGTGTTCATGCATTGCGAGGGTTGCGCTCGCAAGGTTCGTCGCTCCCTCAAAGGATTCCCAG GTGTCGAAGATGTACTCACCGATTGCAAATCTCACAAGGTGGTTGTCAAGGGAGAGAAAGCGGATCCTCTGAAGGTTTTGGAGAGAATACAGAGGAAGAATCACAGACTGGTCGAGCTTCTCTCTCCGATCCCGAAACCTCCAGAGGAGCAGAAGGTCCCGGAAGAAGAAAAGCCCAAGCTCGAAGAGAAAGTTGAAGAG ACTCCGATTGTGACGGTTCTGAAAGTTCACATGCATTGCGAAGCTTGTTCACTGGAAATCAAGAGACGCATACAGAGAATGAAGG GAGTGGAATCAGCTGAACCCGATCTGAAGAACTCAGTAGTGAGTGTGAAGGGCGTGTATGATCCAGAGAAGTTGGTTGAGTACGTGAAAAAGAGAACTGGGAAGCACGCAGCGATCGTGAAGCAAGAGCCAGAAAAGGAAGAGAAGGTGGAGGAAacaaaggaggcgaagaaggaGGAGGttgagaaagagaagaagagtggtgaaggagaagaaaacaaggaaaagaaagaggaagaagCAAAGGGTGAGACCAAAGCAGAGGAAACAGCAGCATCTAGTGAAGACAGCAACAAGGTTGTTCCAGAGGTGAAGATTAATGAATCCTTCTATAACTCACCAAGGTATGGCATGGAGGTGTATGCATATCCTGCACACCCTGTACACCCTGTACACCCTGCATACCCTGGGTATTACCATGCCTACCCTCCCCAGATGTTCAGCGATGAGAACCCAAATGCTTGCATTGTCATGTAA